One Oceanicoccus sagamiensis genomic region harbors:
- a CDS encoding sulfotransferase family protein: MIHDNLIFVNYQSRSGSTFLCRLLDEYDDIAVGIESGFPGFPFRVLPTLDDPILDEASLSAYLDELFDDVRFKEWGLDKNTTFKALSGKGYPLVFSDIFTYCFDKYFAGNTSSFRIHKSGFYTFCLDEVRKQFPQSKHIYIQRDPRGIFSSIKEADFLYDKKKGNIISFINGYKKRTRVINDNLGEKDFLLLRYEDLIDNQEKVITSVVDFIGLKNKSKSEDTSYFEKIPENQRHLHNNVKGRSSTKSLDKWSTRLSYSEQAAINTFLKKELSVFNYPTLKPQGFKPADSYNSIILWFHFYLSKLKTSTTKRSTP, from the coding sequence ATGATTCACGATAATCTTATTTTTGTTAATTATCAAAGTCGCTCCGGCTCTACCTTTCTATGCCGGCTGTTAGATGAATATGATGATATAGCCGTTGGCATTGAGAGCGGGTTTCCCGGGTTTCCCTTCCGGGTGCTACCCACTCTGGATGACCCTATTCTCGATGAGGCCTCGCTGTCTGCCTATCTTGATGAGCTTTTCGATGACGTTCGCTTTAAAGAATGGGGGCTAGATAAAAACACTACATTTAAAGCACTATCTGGCAAGGGCTACCCTCTCGTTTTTTCTGACATTTTTACTTATTGCTTTGACAAATATTTTGCGGGAAACACCAGCTCGTTCCGTATACATAAATCCGGCTTTTATACTTTTTGTCTGGATGAAGTTAGAAAGCAATTCCCCCAATCAAAGCACATTTATATCCAACGTGACCCAAGGGGAATCTTTAGCTCTATCAAAGAAGCCGACTTTTTGTATGACAAAAAGAAGGGGAACATTATTAGCTTTATCAATGGCTATAAAAAACGCACAAGGGTTATTAACGACAACTTAGGCGAAAAAGATTTTCTATTGCTTCGTTATGAAGACCTGATTGACAACCAGGAAAAAGTGATAACGTCCGTTGTAGATTTTATAGGCCTGAAAAATAAAAGCAAATCGGAAGATACTTCCTACTTTGAAAAAATACCTGAAAATCAACGCCATTTACACAATAACGTTAAAGGCAGAAGCAGCACTAAAAGCCTGGACAAATGGAGCACCCGTCTGTCTTATTCCGAGCAGGCTGCCATTAATACCTTTTTGAAAAAAGAACTGTCTGTATTTAATTATCCAACCTTGAAACCTCAGGGCTTTAAGCCCGCCGACAGTTATAACAGTATCATATTGTGGTTTCATTTCTACTTGTCCAAACTGAAAACTTCAACCACTAAAAGGAGCACTCCTTAA
- a CDS encoding glycosyltransferase family 4 protein: protein MLAAQASKHRSCMAFVGPCPPPLGGVAMANISAQRLLGEEFQEEVFNTSRGEDREDLYGKKGISEILVAFSLIAKYIGFVFSSKSKVFNIYVTSNLAFIRDIFFIIVARAMGKKIVAHLHSKTSGELFLSGFLLKLMGRILGLCHTVIVLSDYHKAFFERHIKGTSLVVLENFVFVDDLKPEKKRTELEFLYIGRLTRKKGFYDLLDAMDILHRQGNSCVINVIGAAETDEKEAALRERIKSSGLSEMVRMHGLLSGEAKFSLFKRSAVLVFPSHFENSPIVLKEGLAAEQLIVCSDIQANMNIVGALPAVMPFEPEQPEQLAAIITGLLEDTENTLQLSRKASCPKQATDTHAKMTLSRIVNAF from the coding sequence TTGTTAGCAGCACAAGCAAGTAAACATCGCAGTTGCATGGCATTTGTTGGGCCTTGCCCGCCTCCGTTGGGAGGTGTTGCGATGGCTAATATTAGCGCGCAGCGTTTATTGGGGGAGGAATTCCAAGAGGAAGTTTTTAATACTTCCAGGGGTGAAGATAGAGAGGACCTCTATGGTAAAAAAGGCATCTCTGAAATACTTGTTGCTTTTTCTCTCATCGCTAAATATATAGGCTTTGTATTTTCTTCAAAGAGTAAAGTATTCAATATTTATGTCACCTCCAATCTGGCCTTTATAAGAGACATCTTCTTCATTATTGTTGCCAGAGCGATGGGAAAAAAAATAGTGGCGCACCTACATTCAAAGACCAGTGGAGAACTGTTTTTGTCAGGTTTTTTACTAAAGTTGATGGGGCGTATTTTAGGCCTTTGCCATACGGTGATAGTGCTTTCTGATTATCACAAGGCGTTTTTTGAACGTCATATAAAAGGCACCTCTCTAGTTGTACTTGAGAATTTCGTCTTCGTTGACGATCTAAAGCCGGAAAAGAAAAGAACAGAGCTGGAGTTTTTATATATCGGCCGGTTAACCCGGAAAAAGGGGTTTTATGATTTACTGGATGCTATGGACATTTTGCATCGTCAAGGTAACTCCTGTGTTATCAATGTAATTGGTGCTGCAGAAACTGACGAAAAAGAAGCTGCACTGCGTGAGCGTATAAAGAGTAGCGGGCTGTCCGAGATGGTTCGCATGCACGGGCTGTTAAGTGGTGAGGCCAAATTTTCTCTGTTTAAACGTTCTGCGGTGCTTGTGTTTCCTTCGCATTTTGAAAATTCACCTATCGTATTAAAAGAAGGATTAGCCGCTGAGCAGTTAATCGTATGCAGTGATATACAGGCTAATATGAATATCGTTGGTGCATTGCCTGCGGTTATGCCCTTTGAGCCTGAGCAGCCTGAGCAATTGGCAGCTATAATTACTGGCTTACTTGAAGATACAGAAAACACATTGCAATTAAGTCGCAAGGCGAGCTGCCCCAAGCAAGCTACCGATACGCATGCAAAGATGACCTTAAGCCGTATTGTTAATGCTTTTTAA
- a CDS encoding bi-domain-containing oxidoreductase, whose product MKQVTQNYKTGELKVDDVPAPALMSGGILVENKYSLISAGTEKSTVDMAKKSLVGKAQARPDLVKKVIKQVQKDGIVDTAKMVMGRLDTRAALGYTCAGVVAEVGDNVDGFCRGDRIACAGQNYASHAEVVSVPKNLCIKIPDGVSFEDASYVAVGSIALQGVRQAEPRLGEVVAVIGLGLLGQIVVQMLKANGCHVIASDLDPAKLELAKKLGADSAVSGQELASVASGATDGYGVDSVIITASTKSSAPVETAGEICRQKGRVVVVGAVGMDLPREPYYLKELELRLSCSYGPGRYDSEYEEKGNDYPYGYVRWTEQRNMSAFLQLVAEGKIDLKALTTHTFDIESAGDAYDMISGQTESYLGVLLEYTSQSDERFRQRVNLTGTATSGGIQVGLVGVGNHIKDMLLPSIRKTAGVTIRGICTNTGINAKAVAEKEGAEYCVSNYEEIVNDPEINAIVVGTRHDTHAEIIIAALNKGKHVFVEKPLCLNKEELAAVDACYREAAKQGVVLQVGFNRRYSQHAEKIKGFLEPRNNPLTMSYRVNAGAIPADHWIQDGEVGGGRIIGEACHFIDFMQFIAGADPAAVFAFDVGQHDSGITQDKSIINIRFKDGSIGTLIYCGDGDKSLSKERFEAFADGKSVVMDDFMLTDMYSGGRKNQFKSKKMDKGFSAEIDQFFSAIQRGADNNLYEQARATTLASIEAVLSMSSKKCHDLDS is encoded by the coding sequence ATGAAGCAAGTTACGCAAAATTATAAAACCGGTGAATTAAAAGTTGATGATGTGCCCGCGCCGGCACTTATGTCTGGCGGCATATTGGTTGAGAATAAATATTCTTTGATTAGTGCTGGTACTGAAAAATCAACGGTGGATATGGCTAAAAAAAGCTTGGTAGGTAAGGCTCAGGCAAGGCCTGACTTAGTTAAAAAAGTTATCAAGCAAGTGCAAAAGGACGGCATAGTAGATACCGCAAAAATGGTAATGGGCCGCTTGGATACCCGTGCAGCTCTGGGGTATACCTGTGCAGGTGTTGTGGCGGAAGTTGGTGATAACGTGGATGGCTTTTGCCGTGGCGATCGTATTGCCTGCGCAGGTCAAAATTATGCTTCACATGCTGAGGTCGTTAGCGTACCCAAAAATCTCTGTATTAAAATTCCTGACGGTGTTTCTTTTGAGGATGCCTCCTATGTTGCTGTTGGGTCAATAGCCTTACAGGGTGTAAGACAAGCTGAGCCGCGTCTAGGCGAAGTGGTTGCGGTTATTGGTTTAGGATTGCTGGGCCAAATTGTTGTACAAATGCTAAAAGCTAATGGCTGCCATGTTATTGCCAGCGATCTGGATCCAGCAAAACTTGAGTTAGCAAAAAAATTAGGGGCGGACAGTGCAGTTTCTGGTCAGGAGTTAGCGTCTGTAGCCAGCGGTGCGACGGATGGGTATGGTGTTGATTCCGTCATTATTACGGCAAGTACAAAAAGTAGCGCACCGGTTGAAACGGCCGGAGAGATATGCCGTCAAAAAGGCAGGGTTGTCGTTGTCGGAGCGGTGGGTATGGACTTGCCCCGAGAGCCTTATTATTTAAAAGAGTTGGAGTTGAGATTGTCCTGCTCTTACGGCCCTGGGCGATACGATTCTGAGTATGAAGAAAAAGGCAATGACTATCCTTATGGCTATGTCCGTTGGACCGAGCAACGTAATATGTCGGCCTTTTTACAGTTGGTAGCCGAGGGGAAAATAGACCTTAAAGCCCTAACAACGCACACCTTTGATATTGAAAGTGCTGGTGATGCCTACGATATGATTTCTGGTCAAACAGAAAGTTATCTTGGCGTGCTGTTAGAGTATACATCGCAAAGTGATGAGCGCTTTCGTCAGCGGGTTAATTTAACCGGTACCGCCACAAGCGGTGGTATTCAGGTTGGTCTGGTTGGTGTCGGTAACCATATCAAGGATATGCTGCTTCCATCCATCCGGAAAACAGCCGGTGTCACCATACGAGGTATTTGTACAAATACAGGCATTAACGCCAAAGCTGTTGCGGAAAAAGAAGGCGCAGAATACTGTGTTTCTAATTACGAAGAAATTGTCAATGACCCAGAAATCAATGCCATTGTTGTGGGTACCCGCCATGACACGCACGCAGAAATAATTATTGCCGCACTCAACAAAGGTAAACATGTGTTTGTTGAAAAACCACTGTGCCTTAACAAAGAAGAGTTGGCGGCCGTCGATGCTTGTTATCGGGAAGCGGCAAAGCAGGGCGTGGTATTGCAGGTAGGTTTTAACCGCCGTTATTCACAGCATGCAGAAAAAATTAAAGGTTTTCTAGAGCCGCGCAATAACCCTTTAACAATGAGCTACCGTGTAAATGCCGGAGCAATACCGGCAGACCATTGGATACAAGATGGCGAAGTCGGTGGCGGGCGTATTATTGGCGAAGCGTGCCACTTTATTGATTTTATGCAGTTTATTGCAGGGGCTGACCCAGCAGCAGTATTTGCTTTTGATGTCGGTCAACATGATTCCGGTATTACCCAAGATAAATCCATCATCAACATTCGTTTTAAAGATGGGTCTATTGGTACATTAATTTATTGTGGGGATGGCGATAAATCTTTATCTAAAGAGCGCTTCGAAGCGTTTGCTGATGGTAAGTCAGTGGTTATGGATGATTTTATGCTAACCGATATGTATAGCGGTGGCCGAAAAAATCAATTTAAATCCAAGAAAATGGATAAAGGGTTTTCAGCGGAAATTGATCAGTTCTTTAGTGCGATTCAGCGGGGTGCTGACAATAACCTCTATGAACAGGCCAGAGCTACCACACTGGCTTCTATCGAGGCGGTTCTGAGCATGAGCTCAAAAAAGTGCCATGATTTGGACTCATAA
- a CDS encoding glycosyltransferase has protein sequence MTSILIISPSLGHGGAERQLTELVKGLLGRGHHVEVLITQLVEGGYYEQIAAMGVKIHLIERRSKYDLSVILRVRQLIQSAEFDVIHPFLGMGSLIAVIAGLGLKVPIVASAIRDAKVPDIKIKVMSHVVARLADIVVSNSEAGFKSRFKRHGKNFRVIYNGVDFSRFKESPDDIARIRKELDLGRFEQLIGMVASLSDNKDHEALLRSFKVLKASRKGLGLIIVGGGPNRDKLERLAKELGVASDTVFTGHRSDVDQIYRCMDLVVLLTNSKKHAEGVPNALLEAMAVGVPVVGTRGGGTEELVTDGVNGKIIEPGSVSAAVDAILSTLDNYDPEMIERARESVRSRFSINTYIDEYINLYKSV, from the coding sequence ATGACAAGTATTCTAATTATTTCGCCATCGTTGGGGCACGGAGGGGCGGAGCGTCAGCTGACCGAGTTGGTAAAAGGGCTGTTGGGCAGGGGCCATCATGTCGAAGTGTTGATTACGCAGCTTGTGGAGGGGGGATATTATGAACAAATTGCGGCTATGGGTGTAAAAATTCACCTTATTGAGAGGCGCTCAAAGTATGATCTATCCGTTATACTCAGAGTCAGGCAACTTATCCAGTCAGCAGAGTTTGATGTCATACACCCATTCCTTGGTATGGGGAGCCTAATCGCTGTAATAGCCGGTTTAGGCCTAAAGGTGCCTATTGTGGCATCGGCTATAAGAGATGCCAAGGTGCCAGATATAAAAATAAAGGTAATGAGCCACGTGGTAGCCAGATTGGCGGATATCGTCGTTTCAAATTCAGAGGCAGGCTTTAAAAGTCGATTTAAGCGTCATGGGAAGAATTTTAGAGTTATCTACAATGGGGTGGATTTTTCACGATTTAAAGAGTCACCTGACGATATAGCCAGAATAAGAAAAGAGTTGGATTTAGGGCGTTTTGAACAGCTGATTGGCATGGTGGCCAGCCTCAGTGACAATAAAGATCATGAGGCATTGCTCAGGTCATTCAAAGTGCTGAAAGCGTCTAGAAAGGGTTTAGGCTTAATCATTGTTGGCGGTGGCCCCAATAGGGACAAACTTGAACGATTAGCTAAAGAACTGGGCGTCGCTTCCGATACGGTCTTCACTGGCCATCGCTCTGATGTAGACCAAATATACCGCTGCATGGATTTGGTTGTGCTGTTAACAAACAGTAAAAAGCATGCTGAAGGGGTGCCCAATGCATTACTGGAGGCCATGGCTGTAGGGGTTCCGGTTGTAGGTACTCGTGGCGGCGGCACCGAGGAGCTGGTAACTGACGGAGTTAACGGTAAGATTATCGAGCCGGGTTCGGTGAGTGCAGCCGTTGATGCAATACTATCAACGTTAGATAACTATGACCCAGAGATGATTGAGCGTGCAAGAGAATCGGTTAGGTCGAGGTTCAGTATTAACACCTATATCGATGAATATATTAATTTGTATAAAAGTGTGTGA
- a CDS encoding acyltransferase family protein, which produces MNNKQYKFNENNFDLIRLFAAFQVALHHSATHLKIEHASWLGSIINFLLLFPGVPIFFFISGFLISRSYEGNPNPGQYAQNRGLRLFPGLIVCGVVTTLSIYLSGYMGSLDVAVSDIFVWLLSQVTVFQFYDPDFLSGYGIGQANGSLWTIYIELQFYILVPILYLVLSRVFKSQNAFNIAIIVLVAVFYVSTMVAVPLIADNTLLSGLFRMSFVSYFYMFLLGVVFQRYYPFIAKHLEGKFLIVLAIYVVFYYLLKQFVNVKLGNAINPALYIVLCCLVFSAAFSARDLSRKVLGHNDISYGIYIYHMPIVNFLIYNQFLGTDLSLLIAMITTLLVAILSWVVVERPSMKMKKKSLNPLGKN; this is translated from the coding sequence ATGAATAATAAACAGTATAAATTTAACGAAAATAACTTTGACCTCATTCGATTGTTTGCGGCGTTTCAGGTGGCGCTTCACCACTCTGCAACGCATTTGAAAATCGAGCATGCATCGTGGTTGGGTTCAATTATTAATTTCTTGTTGCTTTTCCCCGGCGTCCCCATCTTCTTCTTTATCAGTGGCTTTCTAATTAGCCGCTCTTATGAAGGCAACCCAAATCCAGGGCAGTATGCTCAAAACCGTGGCCTGCGATTATTTCCAGGGCTGATTGTGTGCGGCGTGGTAACAACGCTGTCTATCTACCTTTCAGGGTATATGGGTAGCCTGGATGTTGCTGTATCTGACATATTTGTATGGCTATTGTCGCAGGTGACAGTTTTCCAGTTTTATGACCCAGACTTTTTAAGTGGCTATGGCATCGGCCAGGCCAATGGCAGCCTTTGGACAATCTATATTGAATTGCAGTTCTATATTCTAGTTCCCATTCTGTACTTGGTTTTGAGCCGAGTATTTAAGAGTCAAAACGCGTTTAATATTGCGATCATAGTGTTGGTTGCTGTCTTTTATGTCTCTACTATGGTGGCAGTTCCATTAATCGCAGATAACACCCTTTTATCCGGACTGTTTAGAATGAGTTTCGTCTCTTACTTCTATATGTTTTTACTGGGTGTGGTTTTTCAACGCTATTATCCGTTTATAGCAAAGCATCTTGAAGGGAAATTTCTAATAGTTTTGGCGATTTATGTAGTTTTCTACTATCTATTAAAGCAGTTTGTTAACGTGAAGTTGGGTAATGCTATAAACCCGGCACTTTATATTGTTTTGTGCTGCCTTGTTTTCTCGGCGGCGTTTAGTGCCCGTGATCTAAGCCGAAAGGTACTGGGTCATAATGATATATCCTATGGCATCTATATTTATCATATGCCGATCGTTAACTTTCTCATTTATAATCAGTTTTTGGGCACCGACTTATCATTGCTTATAGCGATGATCACTACATTGCTAGTGGCCATACTGTCCTGGGTTGTCGTAGAGCGCCCTAGTATGAAAATGAAGAAAAAGTCATTGAATCCATTAGGCAAGAACTAA
- a CDS encoding MBOAT family O-acyltransferase: MLFNSYEFILVFLPLVLIGFYLLGNGGFGRAAISWLVLASFFFYGWWNPAYLILIVTSMLFNFTIGSWLGRDDDNRYRKLLLIIGILGNLLLIGYYKYANFIIDNVNYITESNYHLEKIILPLAISFFTFQQITYLVDAYRHETKEYNFLHYCLFVTFFPQLIAGPIVHHKEMLPQFAQKDIYRFKHVNLAVGLTIFALGLFKKVVLADNIAVYASPVFSAAEQGQSLTFFEAWVGALSYTFQLYFDFSGYSDMAIGAARMFGIRLPLNFNSPYKSLNIIDFWRRWHMTLSRFLRDYLYIPLGGSRKGSYRRHVNLMATMLIGGLWHGAGWPFIFWGFLHGTYLVINHTWRSVMTKAGFYDSDSTWIGRRTAQLITFIAVVVAWVFFRAETFAGAQQVLAGMAGLNGVTVPASALGTLNKVMGFGDMLANAGLTYSADAMVLLQGDNRIIQLLLLFIIALIMPNTHEYMEKFKPVFDMQSIQYNARYKINWNGHWVWALLITPVAFFCILSLGNVSEFLYFQF, translated from the coding sequence ATGCTATTTAACTCTTACGAATTTATTCTTGTTTTTCTCCCGCTTGTACTAATAGGTTTTTATTTATTAGGCAATGGAGGGTTTGGGCGAGCAGCAATCAGCTGGTTGGTTTTAGCGTCATTCTTTTTCTATGGTTGGTGGAACCCCGCCTATCTGATACTTATCGTCACATCGATGCTTTTCAACTTCACAATAGGCAGCTGGCTCGGGCGAGATGATGATAATCGATATCGAAAGCTACTATTAATTATTGGGATTCTTGGCAACCTTTTGCTTATCGGATATTACAAATATGCCAATTTTATCATCGACAATGTCAATTACATCACTGAAAGCAATTACCACCTCGAAAAAATCATACTCCCGCTGGCAATTTCATTCTTCACATTTCAGCAAATCACCTACTTGGTTGATGCTTATCGACACGAAACCAAAGAATATAATTTCTTGCATTACTGTTTGTTTGTAACATTTTTCCCACAATTAATTGCTGGCCCTATTGTTCACCATAAGGAAATGCTCCCCCAATTTGCACAAAAGGATATCTATCGTTTCAAACATGTAAACCTGGCTGTTGGTCTGACCATTTTTGCATTAGGCTTATTCAAGAAAGTCGTACTGGCTGATAATATTGCTGTTTATGCTTCGCCTGTATTTAGTGCTGCCGAGCAGGGCCAGAGCTTAACTTTTTTTGAAGCCTGGGTCGGTGCATTATCGTATACCTTTCAACTGTACTTTGATTTCTCGGGTTACTCTGACATGGCCATCGGTGCAGCACGCATGTTCGGCATACGCTTACCCTTGAACTTCAACTCGCCGTATAAGTCCCTCAACATTATTGATTTTTGGCGTCGCTGGCATATGACGCTTTCAAGATTTTTACGCGACTATTTATACATTCCTCTTGGTGGTAGCAGAAAAGGCTCTTACCGGCGGCATGTGAACCTAATGGCCACCATGCTTATTGGCGGCCTTTGGCATGGCGCAGGCTGGCCTTTTATTTTCTGGGGGTTTTTGCATGGCACGTATTTAGTGATCAATCATACGTGGCGATCAGTTATGACTAAAGCCGGGTTTTACGATTCTGATTCAACATGGATTGGCCGGCGCACGGCTCAACTTATTACTTTTATTGCCGTGGTCGTTGCCTGGGTATTTTTTAGAGCAGAAACTTTTGCAGGTGCACAGCAAGTACTGGCAGGTATGGCAGGTCTAAATGGCGTTACTGTACCAGCTTCTGCGCTAGGTACTCTGAATAAGGTGATGGGTTTCGGCGACATGCTGGCCAATGCGGGGCTGACATATTCCGCAGACGCTATGGTCTTACTACAAGGTGATAACCGTATCATACAGCTATTGCTGTTATTCATCATTGCTCTAATTATGCCAAATACCCATGAATATATGGAAAAGTTCAAACCAGTATTTGACATGCAAAGTATTCAATATAATGCCCGCTACAAAATTAATTGGAATGGGCACTGGGTATGGGCACTCCTTATTACCCCAGTAGCTTTCTTTTGCATTTTGTCTCTAGGCAATGTTTCCGAATTTTTGTATTTCCAATTCTAA
- a CDS encoding phenylacetate--CoA ligase family protein: MSTLDNLYQKMPAFIQTLMCSGYGFLLKRRRYNKEYFRIEKEYVDRDFYSSEQLQAFSWDELKKLVIFAQNHVPYYKKHFEKTGISADQINSPEDFARCIPVLTKAEVQANLADFSPDTLDEMETMEVKTSGTTGTGLVFPVTIDADRRQWALWWRYRMRFGIDHSTWYAHFYGKSVVPLSQDKPSFWRINYPGRQILFSAYHMQEDNMEAYVDALNHYKPLWIQGYPSLLVLIAEAVIQHGGLTYQPEVVTIGAESLLPHQKHIIEQAFGVGCRQHYGLTEMAANISECPEGNLHVDEDFAHVEFLDDGNGMYDIVSTGFVNKAFVLLRYKTGDTASLPTGNASCSCGRAGRLVTDIDGRIEDYIVTPDGRKIGRLDHIVKDMVNIKECQIIQNAPDKITFNVVKGGSYKQADEQRLIVETKNRIGDLIDITINYTESLTRSKTGKLRFVVSELKDNQQTL; encoded by the coding sequence ATGTCTACCCTAGATAATCTATATCAAAAAATGCCAGCGTTTATCCAGACACTGATGTGTAGTGGCTATGGCTTTTTGTTAAAAAGGCGTAGGTACAACAAAGAATACTTTCGCATTGAAAAAGAATATGTTGATCGAGATTTTTATAGCTCAGAACAATTACAAGCGTTTTCCTGGGATGAATTAAAGAAGCTGGTCATATTTGCACAGAACCATGTCCCTTATTATAAAAAGCACTTTGAAAAAACAGGTATCAGTGCTGACCAAATCAATAGCCCTGAAGACTTTGCGCGTTGTATTCCGGTGCTGACAAAAGCGGAAGTGCAGGCGAATCTAGCGGATTTTTCACCTGATACTCTTGATGAGATGGAAACCATGGAGGTAAAGACCAGTGGCACTACGGGTACGGGTCTGGTTTTTCCAGTGACTATAGATGCAGACAGAAGACAATGGGCACTTTGGTGGCGCTATCGTATGCGTTTTGGCATAGATCACTCCACATGGTACGCCCATTTTTATGGCAAAAGTGTTGTGCCGTTGAGTCAGGATAAACCCTCTTTTTGGCGAATCAATTACCCCGGCCGACAAATTTTGTTTAGTGCCTACCATATGCAAGAAGACAATATGGAGGCTTATGTTGATGCTTTAAATCATTATAAGCCGCTTTGGATTCAGGGCTACCCCTCTCTCTTGGTGTTAATCGCTGAGGCGGTGATACAGCATGGGGGTCTGACTTATCAACCAGAGGTGGTAACCATCGGCGCAGAAAGCCTATTGCCCCATCAAAAGCACATTATTGAACAGGCCTTTGGTGTCGGTTGCCGTCAGCACTATGGCCTTACCGAGATGGCGGCTAATATTTCCGAGTGTCCCGAAGGAAATCTGCATGTTGATGAAGATTTTGCTCATGTTGAATTTCTGGATGACGGCAATGGCATGTATGATATTGTGTCGACCGGCTTTGTTAATAAGGCTTTTGTACTGCTGCGTTATAAAACCGGAGATACCGCCAGTCTGCCCACTGGCAATGCAAGCTGCTCCTGCGGCCGGGCCGGGCGTCTGGTCACCGATATCGATGGCCGTATTGAAGACTATATAGTGACCCCCGATGGCAGGAAGATCGGCAGGCTCGATCATATAGTGAAAGACATGGTAAATATCAAAGAGTGTCAAATCATTCAGAACGCTCCTGATAAAATTACCTTTAATGTTGTAAAGGGGGGTTCCTATAAGCAAGCTGATGAACAGCGGCTGATAGTAGAAACCAAAAATCGAATTGGTGATTTAATTGATATCACGATTAATTACACTGAATCATTAACAAGAAGTAAAACGGGGAAGTTGCGGTTTGTAGTATCTGAACTAAAAGATAATCAACAAACCCTCTAG